The window gaagttggaaaagagattcttaggcttcatggacataaagagtccatgaatgaacactatgcataccttagcttgtgattctatgaagattgatggagagattcttgaaatttgacggtgaattcccttggaattgaaccttctatgaaaaaccctaatgtgttcttgagaggattttgagagaatagagtatattttggtgtaatggaggctcaaatccgtgtttttgagcttatatagggtagggaaattgaaacttttaaccctaggacacgtattttaattattgtgaaaatttcctgattttcatccttggcacgaCGTGGAACTATCGCGTTACCACCTTGTTtgagacctagaagtttggcgtgaCACACCAATATCacggagaaacactggaaattgacaattaccatttaagctggctccgcgatgcgctgatgccccaggtgatacactgtctcactaaaaaggctctaactctttacccgggtgtcggatttgggcaaatttggtatcgatagaaagcttatggAATTTCCCacattaaaaaagtaaaaatattgaaaataacacatctataaaaatggattcatctttcgaagaaagcttctaacattcttggggaaaaatttcaagctaggaaaagtacgggtattacacTGGGTTTCAGGAACTTCCAAAGGCCCTTtacccccttccacatcttggTGAAGAATTTGTATCTCCTCTTCTCCCTCTTTTTCATCATCTCATGTGAGTCCCTGAGCTCCTTGTGAGAATGTGCCAAAGATGAGTAGACCCTCTTAAGCCTAGAAATAGTGCCCTCCTGCTTCTTCTGATCCTCCAGGTACTTCTTATAATAGGATTGAGAAACTCATGAATGATGGGTAGTGGAAGACTCTCCCATCTCATGATGAAACCCTAATATAATCTCCTTTATCGCCCTCATCTTCACCGATATCTCCTCAAAAGGCCCTGCTATGGTGACCTCCAGAAGTCAGTATACTCACCTATTGACTCGCCTAAGTCGATCTTTCTCTTCTTGCTCTTACTAGATGCACCATTACCCCAAATCTTAAGAGGGTAAATTGGGGTATTAGGACGTACCCAAGAGTCTTCGAGACACTCTTCAACCTCGGTTCTCCTGTACAACTCaataatcaaaaaagaaaataagtgaagTGTACCACTGTAGTACTTGAAATGCCTCATGTATGAAATCACAAGCTGACCAACATTAAAAGGAATGATGTCTAGTATACAAGAAACTATCCGATATCACACATCTGGAACAACTCAACAATCATGTGTGTGCATGGAGAAACCCGACTACAAATAATGTTCAACCATACCCTTGCCTCAGCTATGAAATCATTCATCGATATACCCCTTTTGGTGGCCACCTAATGAACCTCCTTACCAGGACACAATTTTTCAGATATCCAACTTCTCGATTCACACCCTTTTGCCTCGAATTGGCTCATGTCCTCATCTAGCAGCCCATATAAATCATTAATCTGTTCGGCCCTGAAGTGAACATTCTTCCCCGGATCCGTACAATTGGTTTGAAGTGAGATACTTTGCTAAGGTTAGCGTAGAATTTCCTTACCCAATGCTCATTTGCCCGGCTAGGATTCGGGGCAAAACAACTCCACCTGATGGCTACCAAACGATCATGAAATGCCAGGAACTTCTTCGGTACTCTGTCCAAACAAATGCCTTTCTCAAGGAGCAATTTGGTTTTAGGGAGGTCGACATAGTACTGATTATGGCATTCTAGGGTCATGAACCGAGTTTGGTCATAATCTTCCATATTGAGCCTTGAAAACCTGAGAATCACACAATAACATTAATCATCAACATTTACATGTGAAAACTATTATATGTTATCAATTTAAGCCAATGGGGTGGTGCCTTAGCAATTTTTGTGCAAGAAATGGACTTAGCAGATTTTTGGTCTAGGCTAAAAATCAGCCTTAGATGCCGCAATTGCGGGCCACTAAGCCGTGATAGTGGTAACGAGATAACGATCATGTGACCGCGATTGTGGTAACTAAGGCTATGTCGACCAAAATTTTCAAACACTCACTTTGTCTAATTTCAATGCCAAATTGTGTTCCAAGGCAAAAACATACATTAAGAGCAAATAACATGGTTCCTAGGTACCCGATCATGCCCTTAGAACATGGAAATACTAACATTGAATTCGTTTGTGCATTTAATAGGCACTTGGTGTGCACAcactatttttaataaattttgaagAAATTGGGTACTCAAGGCTTCCCCAAATGTGTGCACACCAATTTCAATAATGGACCACACTACAGAAGCATAATTAACCAAGGATTTAGCATGTCAAGCACAATTCTATGCCATTCCCATAACATGAGGTTTAAGGCCTACATATACGTACAATGAGAAAATTTTAAAGCATATATCGATTTAGCGATGCAGACTGAGTGCTAAAACACTTTTGAGATGTCCAAAATCCAATCACAAAGggagtaatttgagagaaatttgaaaataaagtgTGCGGGAATTGGCAATAGACTGGTCATATAACACAGTCCTGACTACGATTATCATCCAAGTTCCACAATCATGATCAAGTGGCTACAACGATTGCGATGGCACGGGTGTCGTGATCGCGGTAACTAAGGCCATTTTCTGGTCCTCTGTTTTCCCTTGTTCAGTCCACTACACAAATTTTTCACACTTCTCCCTATATAAACTCATTCAAACACCTTATAGTACCAGAATTTCATGGATCACAAGCAAAAATGAAATCACTCTACTAACTCAAAAACAAAGGATACAGGTCACTTTCGTGGTGTTGGCAGGTTGCCTCCCACTTAGCACCTAATTTATCATCGTGGCACGACATTCTTCATCTTTTCAAGTTGGATCCTCAAGGGAACCATCATTTACCTCTGTGTCTATACATCAATGACGGACACCACTTATAGGTGTATAGATTGTTTTTCAGTTTTGCAATGgacccaaaattttatttcttctagGTCTATATCAACGATAGCTCTTTTGGTTGCTAGGAGAGGTCGACCAATGATAACAGGTATCTCTTGGTCGATTTCACAATCAAGCACCACAAAGTCTGCCAGAAGAATGAAATGGTCCACCTTCACCTAAACATCGAACAATATCCCAACCGGTTTCTTCATATGCCGGTCCGCCATCAAAAGCCTCATTGTTGTTGGAGTAGGAGTACCTAAACTAAGTATTTGATAGATTGCATGGAGCATGAGATTGATTTTTGCACTAAGGTCACACAAAGCTTTTTCAAACTTGTGTGTCCCTATGGTGCAAGGGATTGTAAAAGCCCGAGTATCCTCTTTCTTTTTCGCTATAGCACTAGTCATAATAGAGCTACACCCATGAGTAACTTTAATGGTCTCATCATCAACAAGACATTTCTTTGATATCAACTTTTTCATAAGCTTAGCATATCCTGGAATCTCTTGAATGACCTTTAGCAATGGGATATTAATTGATACATTACTAAGCTTAGAAAGGAACGTCTTGAATTTAGCATTGTCCTCCTTCTTTTTTAGTCTTTGAGGGAATGGAGGAGGAAATTTCATGGTAGGCAATGGATCACCTTGTTGTTCATCACTCTCAACTACCTTAGGATCTCTTTCCTCATCAACCATTTCTTTACTCATCATTAGTtctttttcatctctttcttgaGACTTTGGAGCCTCCTCATTTGAATCAACCACAAGCTTCTTATTCATATTTGTTTTCTCAACATTGGTATCTTTTTTAACTTTCACCACATGATCACCGAGTGCTTTGCCACTCCTAGTGATGATTGCCAATACTTGAgcattattttttggattcacAATGGTATTACTCAGAATGCCTCCTTTTTGTCTAGCATTAAGTTGAGAGGAGATTTGGCCAATTTGTGTTTCCAATTATTTGATTGAGGCAGAGTGGGATACAACCGTTTAGTTGATTTTCAAAAAGCCGCCTTTCAATTCTCGGACCATCTTATCTGCCCCCTCCACTTTCATCAAGATCCTTGACAACACATCCTCggtctttaattttttgagataaaCAGAATTGGAATCTTTGCTCTTTTCTCGGTCATGGGGGGCACATATCTATCATACTCCCTTTTCTTCTCCCTCCAATCAAGATCTTT of the Capsicum annuum cultivar UCD-10X-F1 chromosome 11, UCD10Xv1.1, whole genome shotgun sequence genome contains:
- the LOC124888852 gene encoding uncharacterized protein LOC124888852, whose translation is MNKKLVVDSNEEAPKSQERDEKELMMSKEMVDEERDPKVVESDEQQGDPLPTMKFPPPFPQRLKKKEDNAKFKTFLSKLSNVSINIPLLKVIQEIPGYAKLMKKLISKKCLVDDETIKVTHGCSSIMTSAIAKKKEDTRAFTIPCTIGTHKFEKALCDLSAKINLMLHAIYQILSLGTPTPTTMRLLMADRHMKKPVGILFDV